The following are from one region of the Candidatus Shapirobacteria bacterium genome:
- a CDS encoding NAD(P)-dependent oxidoreductase gives MKIYLLSPVAQTIFSSDFIDQLKPFGEIIIDKDSKPVSQIKDITTNEEKIIALDPDFCSWKLDKTDLESIPNIKAICIQSTSFSWIDIAYCQSVNIPVINIRNYSTESVAQWAVMMALMVARKLPLVIKNNWIADFSLHPGLELKDKVVGIIGLGNIGKRIAEICQGFGMKVIYWSKNSVDSRFQKVELTELMSAADVIFPCLAQNSDTQDIITDNLIMTMKPVSIFISIVHKIYNHELLLTLVSDKKIYGYAFEESEGNFSKYDGNIFASPELAWCTSESLERNLKFWLENIKNAINNDFSNRVN, from the coding sequence ATGAAAATATATCTTCTTTCTCCTGTTGCTCAGACAATTTTTTCTTCTGACTTTATTGATCAGCTCAAGCCATTTGGTGAAATTATCATCGACAAAGATAGCAAGCCCGTTTCCCAGATCAAAGATATTACCACTAATGAAGAAAAAATAATTGCCCTCGACCCCGATTTTTGCAGTTGGAAACTAGACAAAACCGACCTAGAGTCAATCCCCAACATCAAAGCCATTTGCATTCAATCCACCTCATTTAGTTGGATAGATATAGCCTATTGCCAATCGGTTAACATTCCGGTCATTAATATCCGAAATTATTCTACCGAATCTGTTGCCCAATGGGCCGTCATGATGGCATTAATGGTTGCCCGAAAATTACCTCTTGTCATAAAAAATAATTGGATTGCTGATTTTTCCCTCCACCCCGGTTTGGAGTTAAAAGACAAAGTTGTTGGGATTATCGGTCTTGGAAATATTGGGAAAAGAATCGCTGAAATTTGTCAAGGTTTTGGCATGAAAGTAATATACTGGTCAAAAAACTCTGTTGATAGCCGTTTCCAAAAAGTCGAATTGACAGAACTTATGTCTGCGGCAGATGTTATCTTTCCCTGTCTAGCCCAAAATTCTGACACCCAAGATATAATTACAGACAACTTAATAATGACCATGAAACCAGTATCAATATTTATAAGCATTGTCCACAAAATTTACAACCATGAACTCTTGCTCACTCTGGTTTCTGACAAAAAGATTTACGGTTACGCCTTTGAAGAATCGGAGGGGAATTTTTCAAAATATGACGGTAATATTTTTGCTTCCCCCGAGCTTGCCTGGTGTACTTCCGAATCCCTGGAACGTAATTTAAAATTTTGGTTGGAAAATATCAAAAATGCAATTAACAATGATTTTTCTAATCGTGTAAATTAA
- a CDS encoding bifunctional UDP-sugar hydrolase/5'-nucleotidase, producing MHTKKFTIIHSNDMHGDFLAEVQGKEGTTIGGLALLSGYLNKVRSEEKNVLYVISGDMVQGSLIDTEYKGISTMEIMNYLSPDVVALGNHEFDYGLPHLLFLEKMANFPIVNANLYIKNYNKRLMNPYVILKKAGFQILFTGIITEKVIDSISQDKLIGSFVTLEDASKEVGKISNAYKNDDIDLTILLTHIGIESDKQLAGLIDPSWGVDIIIGGHSHTILEKPEKINNILITQAGTSTNQVGRFDITVDDDTNSIVDYKWQMVDITSDIASPDHKLLEFIESFKNEVDSKYSAIITKFSQKLVHPERTIETPLGNLIADIFAQNAQCDVMFCGSGAVRSKELGPIVTLSDIISCFPYNDSITRYTIQGSKLKRIFSHTMRIENRDGEGECYQVSRGIQATYDDGNKKLASLTYNGIPVDDHKTYTIAMSSYTFNGCSKFLNISPDEMLQDGPSKVVTTSSQDVLIEYLRSNQNQDSKIEGRLIYK from the coding sequence ATGCACACCAAAAAATTCACCATCATCCACTCAAACGACATGCATGGGGATTTTCTGGCTGAAGTACAGGGAAAAGAGGGGACCACCATTGGTGGCCTGGCCCTTCTTTCGGGTTATTTAAACAAAGTCAGGTCCGAAGAAAAAAACGTTTTGTATGTTATATCGGGGGATATGGTTCAGGGGTCGTTAATCGATACCGAATACAAGGGGATTTCCACCATGGAAATTATGAATTATCTTTCCCCTGACGTCGTCGCTCTGGGTAACCACGAGTTCGACTATGGCCTTCCGCACCTTCTTTTCTTGGAAAAAATGGCCAATTTCCCAATAGTAAATGCCAATCTTTATATCAAAAACTACAACAAGCGCCTGATGAATCCTTATGTAATTCTTAAAAAAGCCGGATTTCAAATTTTGTTTACCGGTATTATTACCGAAAAGGTAATCGATTCTATTTCCCAGGACAAACTTATTGGCTCCTTTGTCACTCTGGAAGACGCCTCCAAAGAAGTCGGCAAAATCAGTAACGCCTACAAAAATGATGACATCGACCTTACCATCCTGTTGACTCATATCGGTATCGAATCCGACAAGCAATTGGCCGGCCTAATAGATCCAAGTTGGGGAGTAGACATAATAATCGGGGGGCACTCTCACACAATTTTGGAAAAACCGGAAAAAATAAACAATATTCTGATTACTCAAGCCGGGACTTCTACCAATCAAGTCGGTCGTTTTGACATTACGGTCGACGACGATACAAATTCAATTGTTGACTACAAATGGCAAATGGTCGACATTACCTCTGATATCGCTTCGCCCGACCATAAACTTTTAGAGTTTATAGAATCTTTTAAAAACGAAGTCGATTCCAAATATAGTGCCATTATTACCAAGTTTTCTCAGAAACTTGTCCACCCGGAAAGAACGATTGAAACTCCTCTCGGCAACTTAATCGCTGATATTTTTGCCCAAAATGCCCAGTGCGATGTTATGTTTTGCGGTAGCGGTGCCGTCAGGTCAAAAGAACTGGGTCCGATTGTCACCTTAAGCGACATTATCAGTTGTTTCCCTTACAACGATTCCATTACCCGATATACTATTCAGGGCAGTAAATTAAAAAGAATCTTTTCGCATACAATGAGAATTGAAAACCGCGACGGAGAAGGCGAATGTTATCAGGTTAGTCGTGGTATACAGGCTACTTACGATGACGGAAATAAGAAACTTGCTTCGCTTACATATAACGGCATACCGGTCGATGATCACAAAACCTACACTATTGCCATGAGTAGCTATACTTTTAATGGTTGTAGTAAATTTCTAAATATTTCGCCCGACGAGATGCTTCAAGATGGCCCGTCAAAAGTAGTTACCACTTCATCGCAGGATGTCCTTATCGAGTATCTTCGGTCAAATCAAAATCAGGATTCAAAAATCGAAGGCCGGCTGATTTACAAATAA
- the map gene encoding type I methionyl aminopeptidase yields MVIIKTPGQIIGIRLSSRLAAETLNYLADFLKPGITTGELNTLAHDFILSKGAIPAPLNYNGFPKSICTSVNNVVCHGIPSDTTVLKNGDLINLDITTILNGFYGDVSASYPIGRVSPLATKLLQVTRQSLDLAIKCLKPGRYLNDCIGKIIEPFVKKHGFSVVRDLGGHGIGLNFHEDPFVFHFDTHKNDVILKPGMVFTIEPMVNASPEWRITVDKNDGWTIRTADGSLSCQFEHTILITPNGSEVLTKL; encoded by the coding sequence ATGGTGATTATCAAAACACCCGGGCAAATCATAGGGATCAGACTCTCTAGCCGGTTGGCAGCAGAGACTCTTAACTATCTGGCCGATTTTTTAAAGCCCGGAATTACTACCGGGGAACTCAACACCTTGGCCCACGACTTTATTCTGTCAAAAGGAGCCATTCCGGCTCCGCTTAATTACAACGGGTTTCCCAAAAGCATTTGTACCTCTGTCAACAACGTCGTTTGTCATGGTATTCCTTCAGACACAACTGTTTTAAAAAATGGTGATTTAATCAATCTCGACATCACTACCATCCTAAACGGTTTTTATGGTGATGTCTCCGCTTCTTATCCGATAGGTCGAGTCTCCCCTCTGGCAACCAAATTATTGCAAGTCACACGGCAATCGCTTGATCTTGCCATAAAATGTTTAAAGCCGGGACGCTACCTAAACGATTGTATCGGCAAAATAATTGAGCCGTTTGTAAAAAAACACGGTTTCAGCGTTGTTAGGGATTTGGGTGGTCATGGAATTGGTTTAAACTTCCACGAAGACCCCTTTGTATTCCACTTTGATACCCACAAAAATGACGTCATTCTAAAACCTGGAATGGTTTTTACCATTGAACCCATGGTAAATGCTTCTCCAGAATGGCGGATCACCGTCGACAAAAACGACGGATGGACCATTCGTACTGCCGATGGCTCCTTGTCTTGTCAGTTCGAACACACCATTTTAATTACTCCGAATGGTTCGGAAGTATTAACTAAGTTATAA
- a CDS encoding bifunctional 5,10-methylenetetrahydrofolate dehydrogenase/5,10-methenyltetrahydrofolate cyclohydrolase, whose protein sequence is MTILDGKATSDKILRHLKSEIPKLQISPCLDIILIGKNLSSIKYVKMKEKKAKEIGINTRLFSFVGQVSTQEIIEKIKKLNLDPTSSGIMVQLPLPPELDTSQILNSIDPTKDVDGLTATNLGLLFQRNLSAIASATPLGVIKLLEEYKIQISGKNAVVIGRSSEVGLPLVALLMAQNATVTLCHSFTTDLKSVCKNADILISAIGKGGFITSEYVKKGAVVVDIGLSPDVQTGKLIGDIDFESVATVAGYITPVPGGVGPMTVASLLWNLIKVASTNG, encoded by the coding sequence ATGACCATCCTCGACGGCAAAGCTACTTCTGATAAAATTCTTCGTCACCTAAAGTCAGAAATTCCAAAATTACAAATTTCACCCTGTTTAGACATAATTCTTATTGGCAAAAATTTGTCTAGCATTAAATATGTGAAAATGAAAGAAAAAAAAGCCAAAGAGATTGGTATCAATACCAGACTATTTTCTTTTGTCGGTCAAGTCAGCACTCAGGAAATTATTGAAAAAATCAAAAAACTCAATCTTGATCCGACATCATCAGGCATTATGGTTCAGCTTCCGCTACCACCGGAATTAGATACCTCACAGATTTTAAACTCCATCGACCCCACCAAAGATGTCGACGGCCTAACCGCCACCAATCTTGGACTTTTATTTCAAAGAAACCTCTCCGCCATCGCTTCCGCCACCCCGCTTGGTGTTATAAAACTGTTGGAAGAATATAAAATTCAAATAAGCGGTAAGAACGCCGTTGTTATTGGTCGTAGTTCAGAAGTGGGTCTTCCGCTTGTGGCCTTATTAATGGCCCAAAATGCCACTGTCACCCTTTGTCATAGTTTCACCACAGATCTGAAATCAGTATGTAAAAACGCGGATATCTTAATCTCTGCTATCGGCAAGGGTGGATTTATTACCTCCGAATATGTCAAAAAAGGCGCTGTTGTGGTTGATATTGGGCTAAGCCCAGACGTTCAAACCGGCAAACTAATCGGGGATATCGATTTTGAAAGTGTGGCTACTGTTGCCGGATATATAACCCCGGTTCCCGGAGGTGTCGGGCCGATGACAGTTGCATCACTTCTCTGGAATCTCATAAAAGTTGCGTCAACAAATGGGTAA